ACCCCTTGGTAGTTGTTATCCGTTGTGCGCTATTGCCTGTATATCACTACCTAATAGTCTAATACTGCATTAGCATTAGTGTTCTTCTTCTACCCTACCATTTCACAATCAATTATTGTTTTTCTTTGTAAGTTTCTTCTTGTTTCGTGTTCCCTGTTTCTATTCTTTGGTTTCTTACCTTCCCCCTCCTACTCTCCTCTTTTCTATGTGACCGACAAATCTGGGCTTATATAGAACATACACAAAACTTTCTTACTAATGAACTCAAACTCATAAACACCGACTGTCGGAAATGGCTGACAACAGAAAAAAGCCTTTGCATATAGCAATGTATCCCTGGTTTGCTTTTGGTCATCTTACTTCTTTCCTCCATTTAGCTAACAAACTTGCGGAGAAACACCATAAAATCTCCATTTTCCTTCCAACTAAAACCCAGACCAAACTAGCCTCCCACAACCACCACCCCAACCTCATCACTTTCATCCCCCTCACTCTTCCAACTGTACCAGGGCTACCTCCTGAGGCGGAGACAACCAATGATTTGCCACCCTCGGCATGGCCTCAGTTAATGGATGCAATGGATATGACTAGAGACATCATTGACTCCCATCTGTCAAATCTCAAGCCTGATTTTGTGTTCTATGACTTTGCCTTTTGGCTACCTGAGGTAGCCTGCAAGCATGGTTCAAAGTCCATTTGTTATTACGCAACCTACTTAGTGAATCTTGCTTATGGTCACCCGCGCAGTAGAAATCAGCCTGCAAACCATCAGTTTACAGAGGCTGAATTGATGCAGCCACCGCCTAATTCTCCTTGCGAAGCTGTTAGGCTACTGGGCTGTGAGGCCCGGGAGTTGTCACGTGTATTCAAATTTGAATTTGGTGGAGGGATATCGTTCTTAGAAAGGATTACCATCTGTTTTGAAGCAGGAGATGCTCTTGCTGCTAAGACTTGTAGGGAGATGGAAGGAACTTATTGTCACTTTGTTCAACAGATTTTGAAAAAGCCAGTCCTTGTGATAGGGCCTGTGGTGCCTGAATCACCAGCTTCCCAGCTTGATCATCATTTTGATTGTTGGCTAAAAGAGTTTGGCAGTGCTAGTGTCATCTATTGTGCTCTTGGAAGTGAGCGTGTCCTAGATAAGGATCAGTTTCAGGACCTTGTTCTAGGATTGGAGCTCACAGGTATACAATGTTAAAAAAGTATTTGCACGcgtgtttttctttatttaactAGCTTCTGAGCCCGTTCAATGAACATCCAATTATATAGTAGTTGTTAAAAGGTATTTTTTGTTAgagttatcatgaatcatcaTAGCAACGAgctaaaagcccgcgttgaTATTATCACCGGATTATGATTTATATAGAGGTGAAATttgaaagttaaaaaaaaatctaaattagATGGTGGATTAATATCAAGTGTTAAAGAGGGAAATGAGGTGGAAGAGattatatgaattaaatggtgaattgatgttgtatgAGGAAGATGGACTGGAAGAAGTGTTGAAGCTGTAAAATATTTCGTAGAACAAGCAACAAAAGGAATAATTGAAAAAACAGAACAAATTAATGGATGAAAGATGAGAATGACATATGTCATCTAATAATCTATGGTCTGCTCtctaaatactaggtatagattcgTTGATCTAATGATCTCTCATGGGCAGTTGTTATGTTTCAAGTGTTGGTAGATAGTGAAAGTGTTCTAGGAAAAGACCAGTTTCAGGAGCTTGTCTTTAGACTTGAGCTCATAAGCATGCACTTAGACCTGTTTAACGGGTCGGGCCACCCCGGGATTATACTATATTTTTCGGGCTGGGCTATATTTACAAAGAAGTGCTCTTTATACAACACCACAATACCCACTAAAGATGCCACAGCACTATATATACCTTTTAATTTGACTATATCCTTGCAGGTAGGCCATTCCTGGCGGCCCTGAAGCCACCTACAGGTTACAAAACAATAGAGTCAGCCTTACCTTCCGGGTTTGAAGAGAGAACAAAAGGAAGGGGAATCGTGCACGGAGGTTGGGTACAACAACAGCTGATCTTACAACATCCTTCAGTGGGATGTTTCGTGACACATTGTGGAGCAGGATCTCTATCAGAAGGTATGGTAAGTGAATGTCAACTAGTGTTTTTACCTCAAGCAGTGGATCAGTTCCTGAATGCAAGGTTGATGAGCTTAGAATTGAAGGTTGGAGTGGAGGTTCAAAAGCAAGAGAATGATGGTTTCTTCACCAAGGAGGCTGTTAATAAGGCGGTGTCGACGGTGATGGAAGAAGGAAATGAAATTGGGAAAGAGGTGAGGTCTAACCATGCTAAATGGAGACAGTTTTTGTTGTGGGAAGGTCTTGAAGAGTCTTATATGAGTAGCTTCATTCAGAGCCTGCAAGAGTTGCTTTGATGATTTTAAAATGTTAGTTGAACAGAATGGGGAAGTAGTAGCAGCAACAATAAAAAGAGAGTAACAAATAATTCATACTTCCTCCTTCAATTAAACATGACACGTGACACTCTCCACCTTCAATTAAACATGTGTTATACCATGTCATCCACACAGATGTCATCTATATACATTTAAAAGTTAGATTTATATAATTTGCATAAGATTCGAACATTCAACCTCATAATTAGAATACGTACGATTTTTCCATTGAACAATATTATTTTGTACGTTACCTATTGCaaacaattattttaataaattaagtTAGGAGCCGGTTATGATTTTCCCCCCAAAGACATCATAATTATCCAAGTAATGACGCCGGCCCAAAAACTGGTGGTTAATTCAAATGAAGTTGTATATTGTGCTCCTTTCGTCATactatactagtcttatatgcacgcgatgcgtgcgagattgtataaaaactaaaaattgcGTATTGATAAACTCGTCAAAATATACTTAAGTCACTATCTAAATAGAGATTACATTGATCAAATTCCATCCAAGCAACATTTATGTTATGTTACTCATCTGCTTCTCATTGttcaatttcataaacccaATCAGAtcctaaaaaaattcaaaatagctAAAAAGCAGTTCGCATCATACAAAATCAGTAGATCAACATAAACTGATAGGAATTAAAGAAGCTACAAAACTATATGGCGGGCTTAAAATGAGTCATGTAGTCAATCAATCACCAATATAGCATTTAGATGACTCAACTTCTTGTTCTCGCTCATAGCTTCCATGGTATCTCATAATCTCAACTAAATACAACTAAATACATATTCTAATAGCATTGGCTATCAAGCAATTTCTTTCATTCTAACATTATGATATtggaacaaaaaaataaaagaagtcCAACAACATATAAAAGAAGGGtccaaaaaataaaagaagtcCAACAACATATAAAAGAAGTCCAACAACATTATGGTAATATTGTGCCAGTCCAACAACATATATCAAAAAGTAAAGTATCTAGATTTAGACCAGCCAGTCTCCTGCAAAAGAATATGTCTTCTTTGCAGCTCAAATTTAACCTGCAAATTAGTTCATAATTAGTGTCAAAGAAATCACCCATATTGTAAGACTTAACAACGGCAAGAGATCTAAACCTGAAAGAATGTAGTAGGTGATATAGAGAACCGAAGATTGGCAATATAATCATGAATCATGGGTTCTTTGATATCCATGACCACTTCAATCTCAGAATGAGATGTAAGTATAGGTAAGAACAAAATGGATTATCAGCAGGAGCTGCATTGGATATGCCTTTATGCTAAGACATCAGCAGAACACTGCAGCAGAACACAGCAACTGCTACTTTCCTAACCTGTCCTTGGTTTCTCTTGACTGAATCCTATGAATTTGATTCACTCTATTGCTGCAGTGTTCTGCTGCTGTCTCACGGTATTGAGCAACAACAAAAACCATAAGCATCGAGCGATGAGTTGACAGGGTGTCGTATCACTGCTCTTGTCGAAGCTAATCGCCTCAACTTTTTCCGATTCCTCACATGATAttctctcaaaaaaatataacagAATCATCCTTCAACTTTGACCTGcaaaaaaatcaaccaaattcaaACAAAGATCGTTGAAAATTCTGAGGAAACCACCAATCAATATTCAATCACCAAAAAATTCAATCACCAATCAAATTCAACCACCAAAAAGTTCAAATTATGTACCCAACGACAGACAGAAAGAAGAGTAAATTGCGGTATTACTGTGGCAGAAAGTATATAATTAGACTTCagaacaaaaatcaaaataccTATTCTCAATTTCTATAATTTGCTGATAGAATCACACAAAAAACGCAAGATTGATTTCCAAATGAACAAGGATGGAAAACCCACGCTTTGTTCTTCAGATAAAATTTAAGCAAACCCGAAAAATTCGCAgatcaaaaatcaaataaagatTGATTTTATTTACATATCATAGAAAAATCTAAGAAATTGATGGACGACAGCGACGGAAAACCCCCAAAATCATCCCTCAAAATTATAAATCAATTCAGACAAAAATTAGTTTTCCTTCAACTTAATTatcaataattaaacaataaaataataattaagcgGTAAATATACCTTATGATCGGAAGATAGAGGAATTGCGACGCCTTTACGGCAAAGGACATTGCGTGAATCGCCGTAATTAGATACGACGATTTTCTCCGGGGTTACAGCAGAGACAACGGTGGTAGATCCCACGGCGTCGCACTGAGGTGTTTGATACTCACGACAGCTCATTGACGTCGTAGGGCCGGCGTTGTTCTTTGATCTCTCTCCTACCTCGTTGTCCATCAACTTAAAGCTCTGAGACATCGTCTCAGTCCACTCGATATTTTCTTCTTTCTGTCAAAAAATAATCagaaatataattaaaaaattgcAATAAAAAAATACAGAAAAGTAAATCAAACCTATGCAAATTAATCTATAAAAGTAAAACGGAGCACTTACAACGCGGAGTTCCTCATTCAAAATAGAGACAGGATCAGAAAATGCTCAACAGCAAGTTTCCAATAGTTCCAGGCAGTGGAGAATTCTGGATTAATCTCAAGAAGCTTTGCGCTGATTTCTACAGCTTCTTTGGCGTAACTGAAACCCATATTCAAAAAAGATATATACATTAGATATCATAATTGTGTgtaagagagagagggagacacACACACATAGAAAGATAAATACTTTAGATTGTGATGATAGTTGATAAATTGGGATTGAAGAGTGCGTTATTGAGCGGTTTTGGCAGCAGAAGCGGCTTCATCTTCGGGCTTTGAAGGGTTTCTAGGTTGTCCATGCATTTTTCCAACAATGTCACGCCAGCTGCAAATGGAGAAGGTTAATTGAAGATAAAATATGTGTTTGAAGGGTTTCACTGCAAATCATGACTCTAGCTCTATATTCATACAGAGTTCAGAAATTCAATAATTCTCATAAAATAGTCGATCAGAATGGAGTCATACACTCAAACAAACATTGATACATCTATCTCAATCTCCAGTTAATATGCACAGatcaaacacaaaacaaacGGGACCGATGATAACTGTTTTCTTCCAgcaaaaatcaacaaaacccGGAATTTGACTCACGAAAAATGAACATAGAATCATATAAAgcatcaaaacaacaaatattcccaGAAATCAATCGATCCAGATAATAACTGTTGCAAACAATATTGAGTAATTTTTACAGTCATATATTGGAGTActatttcaaccaaaatcaatacCAATATCTAGCCTTATATTGGAGTACTTTTGAATTTCATCAAAGCAAGTActatttcaaccaaaatcaatacCAATATCTAGCCTTATATTGGAG
This Spinacia oleracea cultivar Varoflay chromosome 6, BTI_SOV_V1, whole genome shotgun sequence DNA region includes the following protein-coding sequences:
- the LOC110778543 gene encoding cyanidin 3-O-galactoside 2''-O-xylosyltransferase FGGT1, producing MADNRKKPLHIAMYPWFAFGHLTSFLHLANKLAEKHHKISIFLPTKTQTKLASHNHHPNLITFIPLTLPTVPGLPPEAETTNDLPPSAWPQLMDAMDMTRDIIDSHLSNLKPDFVFYDFAFWLPEVACKHGSKSICYYATYLVNLAYGHPRSRNQPANHQFTEAELMQPPPNSPCEAVRLLGCEARELSRVFKFEFGGGISFLERITICFEAGDALAAKTCREMEGTYCHFVQQILKKPVLVIGPVVPESPASQLDHHFDCWLKEFGSASVIYCALGSERVLDKDQFQDLVLGLELTGRPFLAALKPPTGYKTIESALPSGFEERTKGRGIVHGGWVQQQLILQHPSVGCFVTHCGAGSLSEGMVSECQLVFLPQAVDQFLNARLMSLELKVGVEVQKQENDGFFTKEAVNKAVSTVMEEGNEIGKEVRSNHAKWRQFLLWEGLEESYMSSFIQSLQELL